The genomic DNA TGGCCAGGCCGCCGCCCCGGTTCATCAGGAAGGTGAGCTTCGCGCCGACCGAGAAGTAGATCCGGCCGCTGTCCAGGTGCGGCAGGGTGACCCGGCGCGGGGCGGCGCCCGAGGCGTTCAGCGCGATGGCGCAGTCCACGCCCAGCGGCGTCTGGTCGTTGGCCGGGTTCGGCGGGTGGTAGAGGCTCGCGCCGTCGGCCTGGACGAAGGCCCAGCTGCCGCCCGCGGACGGGTCGCGGCCGACCACGTAGGCGTAGACGGTGTTGCTGCCGGTGGTGTTGGCCAGGTCCATCGCCAGGGTGGCGGGCGTCTGGGCCTCGGCGCCGGCGCTCAGCCAGGTGGCGGTGAGCGGCACGGCGAGCGCGGCGCCGGCCGCGGCGAGCAGCTTCCGGCGGGAGAGGGGCGCGCGGTGGGACGGGGTCATGTGGGGGTGTCCGTTCCTTGCGGGGGTGGAGCTGTCAAGGGGTGGTGGGGGTGCGCGGCCGGCCGGGGGGAGGGCCGGCCGCGCGGGAAGGGGCCGGGGTCAGCCCAGGATCCACTTCTGGGCGGCGGTGCCGTTGCAGGTCCACAGCTGGAGCCGGGTGCCGTCCGCCGAGGAACCGTTCGGCGAGTCCAGGCACTTGCCGGAGCCGGGGTTCAGGAAGTCGTTGCCGGAGCGGTGGTTCCACTGCTGGGCGCTGGTGCCGTTGCAGGTGTACAGCTGGATGACCGCGCCGTCGTTGTGCGAGGCGGCCGCGACGTCCAGGCACTTGCCGAGCGCGCGGACCGTGCCGTCGGTGCCCACGGTCCACTGCTGCGCCGCGCTGCCGGTGCAGTTGTGCAGCTGGATCGGCGTGCTGTCGGCGCTGGAGCCGCCGGCCACGTCCATGCACATCCCGCCCGGGCCGGTGATCCGCCCGGTGTACGAGCCGCCGGTGCTGCCGCCCCAGGTGGTGGTGTGCACGTAGTCGACGACCATGGTCTGCGGGTAGGTCGAGGAGCCGTCCGGGCTGCCCGGCCAGTCACCGCCGACCGCCAGGTTGAGGATCACGAAGAACGGGTGGTCGAAGACCCAGCGGTTGCCGCCCAGGTCGGCGGGGGTGCGGGTCTGGTAGACGTTGCCGTCGACCGACCACTTGATCGCGGTGGGGCTCCAGTCGACCGCGAAGGTGTGGAAGGCGTCCGCGAAGGACTGCCCGGCCGGCAGGCTGTACGGCGCGCCGATGCCGCCGGCGCCCGAGTAGCCCGGGCCGTGGATGGTGCCGTGCACGGTGCCCGGCTCGCGACCGATGTTCTCCATGATGTCGATCTCGCCGCTGTTGGGCCAGCCCACCGAGCCGAGGTCGTTGCCCAGCATCCAGAAGGCCGGCCAGATGCCCTGGCCGCGCGGGATCTTGATCCGCGACTCGAAGTGCCCGTACGCCTGGGAGAAGGTCTGGGCGGTGTTCAGCCGGGCCGAGGTGTACTGACAGGTGCCGTACCAGCAGCTGAGGCCGCCGCTGCTCCGCTTGGCGGTGATGACCAGGTGGCCCTGGCCGTCCAGGGCGGCGTTCTGGGCGCCCGGCGTGTAGTACTGCAGCTCGTGGTTGCCGTTGCCGGAACCGCCGGTCTCCATCGTCCACTTGGACGGGTCGGCGGCCGCACCGGCGGGCCCGTCGAAGTCGTCGTTCCAGGTCGACGCGGCGACCGGTGCGACGGAGGCGGGGGTCGCGGCGCCGGTGGCGGTGGTGGGGGAGGTGATCAGCGCGGC from Kitasatospora terrestris includes the following:
- a CDS encoding ricin-type beta-trefoil lectin domain protein encodes the protein MATPTRRRLFGGLLPALGAGLLAAALITSPTTATGAATPASVAPVAASTWNDDFDGPAGAAADPSKWTMETGGSGNGNHELQYYTPGAQNAALDGQGHLVITAKRSSGGLSCWYGTCQYTSARLNTAQTFSQAYGHFESRIKIPRGQGIWPAFWMLGNDLGSVGWPNSGEIDIMENIGREPGTVHGTIHGPGYSGAGGIGAPYSLPAGQSFADAFHTFAVDWSPTAIKWSVDGNVYQTRTPADLGGNRWVFDHPFFVILNLAVGGDWPGSPDGSSTYPQTMVVDYVHTTTWGGSTGGSYTGRITGPGGMCMDVAGGSSADSTPIQLHNCTGSAAQQWTVGTDGTVRALGKCLDVAAASHNDGAVIQLYTCNGTSAQQWNHRSGNDFLNPGSGKCLDSPNGSSADGTRLQLWTCNGTAAQKWILG